From a region of the Candida albicans SC5314 chromosome 1, complete sequence genome:
- a CDS encoding oxysterol-binding protein related protein (Putative oxysterol-binding protein; caspofungin induced; possibly an essential gene, disruptants not obtained by UAU1 method), translating to MNDSPQLSASLLRLKLLDALRNGDINKIDTIVDELTSCKPTLQTQEIVQLKETILHYAVQVASLATIQHLVNNCEKYSLDINAQDTQGNTPLHLAASSSRLDVVKYLLSLPTINDTIVNLDRKQPVEVCKDTNIAQLMQFERAKFVEKAATNLRIYFSNRDFDNLENILIANPRASELLDINGTEPQTGNTVLHEFIKKDDLAMCDWILKHGGDPFKRDKHGKLPIDLVNSKNEALKKLLKAASKDQTIMDPVATTNNAIKTGGAPVYKGYLRKWTNFASGYKLRYFVLDHNGILSYYTNQDDTNNSCRGSLNLGYATLHLDSSEKLKFEIYGKNGLRWHLKANHPIETNRWVWTLQNAITIAKDNIKKRNLNGERRSTPSPATIESATTNETDTQHEHSNEPEKKRHRLRIPGRKKHKRISSSSSFESGDESTGELSRSSTFKNNLKDIKEGSRLTGISTTQGAPFELSSTRKTSHEDQYSYQETDNENFDYDIDDYDAGDYDSETEASVDIDQLNDSIATTRRSLQVELTSLLELMKSLQDDKLLSNDDAKVNEICVIGGNTIKGIHDLMAKYDISVDARYGKLKKNLDRQLEVNALWERSIRQLENEIAEKDSKLAHLQGQRKQLKKYFTASGAAMAKSAGTVSPAPSNKNLSNEEKQPENKQALTEVLREEPDETQIEEVDEKLDKLSNIKERQVVEEAPQMPGALPDEVIEKYLGEDSDEDDEFFDADEFEEDGLENVELGGVAAALGAAQAKVEATSDELPVNEEVKEEEVPLASTEEQEETPSIVVNEEATSSLNLDEKSSIAPPTVIENKEVEVLELDEKSVAPSDVTKIEETNNVEEGVSPLTVEESKPAAPVEPQVPGDEGLTEVQRRVNHLLQEEGSFLGYENPPRKKLSMDEDNRPKVGLWGILKSMVGKDMTRMTLPVSFNEPTSLLQRLAEDIEYNSLLNTAAGYDDSTLRLIYVATFAATEYSSTIDRIAKPFNPLLGETFEYSRPDQNFRLFVEQVSHHPPISACRAESPKWDYYGENAVDSKFYGRSFDFKHLGKMFCVIRPDKGVRNKNGELVEEELYSWKKVNTAVVGIMLGNPTVDNYGKMVVENHTTGDIITVDLKQRGWRASSAYQLSGHALDRDGVAQWAMGGHWNSKIFAKKIVNGNINEGQSGNRKMSLLDDPNARAGTSTTVSNDPYSGSKFLVWQVAPRPKVPFNLTAFAVTLNGLDDKLKPWLPPTDTRLRPDQRDMEEGLYDRAADEKHRVEVKQRQARKQREDNKETYVPNWFVKRKHPVTGDMFWEYNGKYWPRRKAQDLANTGDIF from the coding sequence ATGAATGATTCACCCCAACTAAGTGCATCCTTACTTAGATTGAAATTACTTGATGCCTTAAGGAATGGTGATATCAATAAAATCGACACTAtagttgatgaattgacTTCCTGCAAACCAACATTACAAACACAGGAAATTGTTCAGTTGAAAGAAACAATATTGCATTATGCTGTGCAAGTGGCATCCTTGGCCACTATTCAACACCTTGTGAACAATTGTGAAAAGTATTCATTGGACATCAACGCTCAAGATACACAGGGTAACACTCCATTACATTTAGCAGCATCGTCTTCCCGGTTAGATGTGGTGAAGTATTTGTTACTGTTGCCTACGATCAATGATACAATCGTCAATTTGGATAGAAAGCAACCAGTAGAGGTTTGTAAAGATACAAATATTGCCCAATTAATGCAGTTTGAAAGGGCAAAGTTTGTTGAGAAGGCAGCCACCAACTTACGAATTTACTTCAGTAATAGAGACtttgataatttagaaaatattttaatagCTAATCCTAGAGCTTCGGAATTGTTGGATATCAATGGGACTGAGCCACAAACTGGTAATACCGTTTTACAcgaatttatcaaaaaagatGATTTGGCAATGTGTGACTGGATCTTGAAACATGGAGGCGACCCTTTCAAAAGAGATAAGCATGGGAAATTACCTATTGATTTGGTAAACTCCAAGAATGAAGCACTCAAAAAGTTACTCAAGGCAGCTTCGAAAGACCAAACCATTATGGACCCTGTTGCTACAACTAACAATGCTATAAAAACTGGTGGTGCGCCCGTATATAAAGGTTACTTGCGCAAATGGACCAATTTTGCTTCAGGATACAAGTTGAGATACTTTGTTTTAGACCATAATGGAATCTTGTCGTATTACACCAATCAAGATGACACCAACAATTCATGTCGTGGATCACTTAACCTTGGATATGCCACTTTGCATTTGGACTCTtctgaaaaattgaaatttgaaatctaTGGTAAAAATGGATTGAGATGGCATCTCAAAGCAAATCATCCAATTGAGACCAATAGATGGGTATGGACATTACAAAATGCTATCACCATAGCCAAAGATAACATTAAAAAGAGAAACCTTAACGGCGAACGTAGAAGTACCCCGTCACCAGCAACAATCGAACTGGcaacaacaaatgaaaCAGATACTCAACATGAACACAGCAATGAACCAGAGAAAAAACGACACCGTCTTAGAATTCCTGGTAGAAAGAAACACAAACGTATTTCTAGTCTGTCTTCATTTGAGTCTGGCGATGAATCAACTGGTGAATTATCTCGCTCATCTACCTTCAAgaacaatttgaaagataTCAAAGAAGGATCAAGGTTGACTGGTATTTCAACCACTCAAGGTGCTCCATTTGAGTTACTGTCAACACGTAAAACCAGTCACGAGGATCAATATAGCTATCAAGAAACTGATAAcgaaaattttgattatgatattgatgattatgatgcTGGCGACTATGATAGTGAGACAGAAGCTAGTGTTGATATCgatcaattgaatgattcAATTGCTACTACTAGAAGATCTTTACAAGTTGAATTGACATCATTATTGGAGTTGATGAAAAGTTTGCAAGACGATAAGTTATTATCCAACGACGACGCCAAAGTTAATGAAATATGTGTTATTGGTGGAAATACCATTAAAGGTATTCATGACTTGATGGCCAAATATGATATCAGTGTAGATGCTAGGTAtggaaaattgaaaaaaaacttgGACCGACAATTAGAAGTAAATGCTTTATGGGAAAGATCAATACGTCaattagaaaatgaaattgccGAAAAGGATTCGAAATTGGCACATTTACAAGGTCAAAGGaaacaattaaagaaataCTTTACTGCTTCAGGTGCTGCTATGGCAAAATCTGCAGGTACTGTGTCCCCAGCTCCTTCTAACAAGAACTTGAGTAACGAAGAAAAGCAACCTGAGAACAAGCAAGCATTGACGGAAGTTTTGAGAGAAGAACCGGATGAAACGCAAATTGAAGAAGTAGATGAAAAGTTGGACAAGTTACTGAATATAAAAGAAAGACAAGTGGTGGAAGAAGCACCACAAATGCCAGGTGCACTTCCCGATGAagtaattgaaaaatatttgggCGAAGACTCAGACGAAGATGACGAATTTTTTGATgctgatgaatttgaagaagatggCTTGGAAAATGTTGAGTTAGGAGGAGTTGCTGCTGCTTTGGGAGCTGCCCAAGCAAAAGTAGAGGCCACTTCAGATGAGTTGCCAGTCAATGAAGAAGTAAAGGAGGAGGAAGTACCTTTGGCGCTGACTGAGGAGCAAGAGGAAACTCcatcaattgttgtaaatGAGGAAGCTACAAGCTCTTTGAACTTGGATGAGAAATCATCTATTGCTCCTCCAACAGTAATTGAGAATAAAGAAGTAGAAGTTTTGGAATTGGATGAGAAGCTGGTTGCTCCTTCAGATGTAACCAAAATCGAGGAAACAAACAATGTTGAAGAGGGAGTGTCTCCATTGACAGTTGAAGAGCTGAAACCAGCGGCTCCAGTTGAACCACAAGTACCAGGTGATGAAGGTCTTACTGAAGTGCAAAGGAGAGTAAACCATTTACTTCAAGAAGAAGGTTCATTCCTTGGTTATGAAAACCCGccaagaaagaaattatcaatGGATGAAGATAATAGACCAAAAGTCGGGTTGTGGGGGATCTTGAAATCGATGGTGGGTAAGGATATGACGAGAATGACCCTTCCAGTATCATTCAACGAACCCACTTCTTTGTTACAAAGGTTGGCAGAAGATATTGAGTACAATTCGTTGTTAAACACAGCTGCAGGGTATGATGACTCAACATTGAGATTGATATATGTTGCCACTTTTGCTGCAACTGAGTATTCTTCAACCATAGACAGAATTGCTAAACCATTTAATCCCTTGTTAGGGGAAACTTTTGAGTATTCCAGACCTGACCAAAACTTTAGATTATTTGTGGAACAGGTTAGTCATCATCCTCCGATTAGTGCTTGTCGAGCAGAGTCTCCCAAATGGGACTACTACGGAGAAAATGCAGTAGACTCAAAATTTTATGGGAgatcatttgattttaagCACTTGGGTAAGATGTTTTGTGTTATTAGACCGGATAAGGGAGTAAGAAATAAGAATGGGGAATtagttgaagaagaattgtaCAGTTGGAAAAAAGTTAACACTGCTGTGGTGGGTATTATGCTTGGTAACCCTACTGTTGATAACTATGGTAAAATGGTTGTTGAAAACCATACTACTGGTGACATCATTACCGTTGATTTGAAGCAACGTGGTTGGAGAGCTTCGTCTGCTTATCAGTTGTCAGGACACGCTTTAGATAGAGATGGTGTTGCCCAATGGGCCATGGGAGGTCATTGGAATTCAAAGATTTTCGCAAAGAAAATTGTAAATGGTAATATCAACGAAGGACAAAGTGGTAACCGTAAAATGTCGTTATTGGATGACCCAAATGCTCGTGCTGGTACTTCAACCACCGTCAGCAATGATCCATACTCGGGAAGCAAATTTTTGGTGTGGCAAGTGGCTCCAAGACCTAAAGTTCCATTCAATTTGACTGCATTTGCTGTTACCTTGAATGGGCTTGATGATAAGTTGAAACCATGGTTACCTCCAACTGATACAAGATTGAGGCCAGATCAAAGAGACATGGAAGAAGGTTTATATGATCGTGCAGCTGATGAAAAACATCGTGTTGAGGTTAAGCAAAGACAAGCCAGAAAACAGAGGGAAGATAACAAAGAGACCTATGTACCGAATTGGTTTGTTAAGAGAAAGCATCCAGTGACTGGTGATATGTTTTGGGAGTATAATGGAAAGTATTGGCCTAGAAGAAAGGCACAAGATTTGGCGAACACGGGAGACATATTTTAG